One Triticum dicoccoides isolate Atlit2015 ecotype Zavitan chromosome 3B, WEW_v2.0, whole genome shotgun sequence genomic window, cggtgtaacccggccggaagtataatccggccggacttggcgactcattaatgacccgccctggctggacggcacactaagtgacccgcccgatcctggcgacttatgggtgacctggcaagcggatcagaggagcgacaagacccaggggcccaggaggctcaaggcccagaaggccgacttACGTTATggaaggccggcttaagaggaaaggcgtgaggaatatcttccttacaaggaatcaagacccggacttgtatccggcttgtagtagaagataggctagtcctaatccttggactccacatgtaacccgcccctctaacttatataaggaggggcagggcaccccaaggaggaaacaagaaacaatatctagggctagacacaaagaggagagacgGCTTACGGTgactctctcatgatcataatgagacctagccacaaacagcatgtagggttattaccggatgatgtttcccggggcccgaagctgtctaaatccttgtcttgcgtgttgcgactctcgtcccgatcaacccctctcaagctaccacatagatgcgttggcctcgcgactaagtcctgacactaaggacatctgccgtgacaattccacgacaacctgGGAGGATTATGACATCCTACGGCAACGTTACCCGTCGGCTTGCATCTGGGAGGAAGCTGCTTCTCAAGGAGGGGACAATGTCACGCCTGCAGATGATACATCCGCAGCGGACTGAAAGTGCAGTTCAGTTAACTGAACTAACTGAACTGCAACAGAGCTAGCGTGTGTGTGTTGGGCCAGAGGCCATGTAAGCAAGTGTGTGTTGGGCCTGAGgccatgtgtgggtgtgagagggcCCAGATGGGCGGCTACATATTGTACCGTGGACGAGACGCTGGGTATGAATGGAAAAAGATCTCAATTCTCCTTTCCCCTTCTCCAAGCTCTCCTCCCACCCTCTGCATCTCGATCCCCTTCTCATCCCGATCTTTCCTCTCCCCTGGGTCATGACAGATCGAGGCTGCTCTAGAGTTGTTGTGGAATCAGATTGCCTCGAGCTCGTTGAGGCGTTCAAGGGCGAGTCGGACATCTGGAGCTCCTACACGCCTATTCTGATCGATTGCTTTGATTTAGCACATGGAATTCCTTCGATTTCTTTCCAGCATTGCCCGCGGGAAGCCAACAATCTGGCACATTTTGTAGCTAGATATAGCAATGAGCAAGGTAGTAGTTTTGAGTGGGTGGATGAAGCACCAAACTTTTTGTTATCGCATTTACTATCTGATGTAACCTTGCCTGCCAAGAGAAAAATAAAGTGCCATGAGGTTTTCCTTAAAAAAAAGGGAGCATAGTGCATAGTGCTCGGGGTTCTTTGTGCTAAATTCCCACAGCACTAGGTACGTTTCAACGGTCAACCGGTCCTCCAGTCGGCGCTGCTGCCCTGCTCCCAAGTCCAATCCCTTACCCCGAGACGAGTCGCCGTCTTTCCGCGGTGAGCGCCGGCGAGGGTGCGCTCGGGCGGCgcccgccctcctccttctccgggGCAGCTCCCGGATCTCCTCTTCCataggtttcctctctctctctcactcacttcaCCCTTTAATTTGCAATTCTGCATCCGGCGATGCCGAAATGAATACATCTGATGGCCCGTGTTCCGGCGACAGAGAGCGGGCGACATGGAGCCGAGCCCATTCAGCGCCTCGCTGGGCGCCATGGGCTCCCTCAGACGGAAGCTCGACGAGCTCCTGGCAACCCGGCACTGGGCTCTGCGGGGAGCCGTCACGGACGAGATCGAGCAGCTGGCAGCGGATCTCCGCACCCTGCGCGACCTCCTGGCGAAGCTGTCGAATGCGCAGGACCCTCCCGTGGCCGCGAGGTACTGGATGAAGGACGTGCGCGAGCTGTCCTACGACATGGCTGACTGCGCCGACCAGTTCGTCCGCGCCGATGACCGTGCCAAGATTCATAGAGCTGCTCGCCGGAAGATTATTGCCCGGTTGAAGATTAGCCGCCTTCCgcagaggtggaggtggaggtggaagtGGCGCCCGTGGATCGCCGACAAGGTCTCGGAATTTAGTAGTCGGGCGCAGGAGGCGACCCGGCGGTACTGGAGGTATAAGTTGGATGATTGCGCCTCGGATCCTGGAAATTCAGGTGTTGGCAGCCTTGAAATTCCGGCTGTTTCGCCAGATTTGGGTGAACTAGTTGGCATACAAGGCCCAACGGACGAGCTTCACCGGCGGTTGACCAGTGGAGGAGAGCAGCTCAAGGTAGTGCCAATTGTTGGTGAGGGGGGAATCGGCAAGACCACTCTTGCACAAAAATTATGGAGCAAGCTCCGTGGACAGTTCGAGTGCCGAGCATTCGTGCGGACAGCCCAGAAGCCTGATATGAGGGGGATCATCAGGAGCATACTCTCGCAAGTCCGTCGGCACCAGCCGCCGGACCCTGGGGAGATGTACCACCTGATCCGCGATCTAAGGGAATATCTGCGCAAtaagaggtactccctccgtcccataatgtgtaAGACgtcttttggcactacactagtgtagtgccaaaagacGTCTTACACATTATAAGACGGATGGAGTacaatataatactccctccatcccaaaataagtgtctcaagttagtacaaagttgagacacttactttgggatggagggagtactaaaaagAATGACATTCCATGAACGTCATAAAAAAGTCGTAGAGACAGAGGTGATCTTTCTGCATGGTGTCCACTGTATATCTGAACTTTCTGAATCCTCATATCACAAAGAAATTAATTCTGTACACAAGCTTATTTTGATTTCCCTTCTGATATTATCCTTTGGTGTTCGGCTAATAAGCATGTCTCTTTAAAATATTTGTCAGGTACTTTATTATAATTGATGACTTATGGGCTATATCAGTATGGGATATTTTAAGTCGTGCTTTTCCAGAGGGCAACTGCTGCAGCAGAATAGTAACTACAACAGAAACTATGGAAGTAGCTTTGGCGTGCTGTGGTTTTTGCCCTCAGCATGTTTTCAAGATGGAATCTCTTGGTGAGGATGACTCAGAAAAATTATTACTCCAAAGAATCCCACTTGTCTCAGGAAATCAACAGCTTGATAATGTTTTGCCTCAGATTAAGAGAAATTGTGGTGGCTTGCCGCTAGCAATCATCATTGCAGCCAGTCTTTTAACAATCCAACCTGAGAAATTGGAACAATTGGGATGTATGCAGAATTCCGTTGGTGCGAATCATAACATGGAGGATTTTATGAGACAAATATTAAACATTAGCTTTGATAGTCTTCCACATTATTTGAAGACATGTCTGCTTTATCTTAGTACCTATCCAGAGGGCTGCCTATTCTTGAAAGGTGATTTGGTGAAGCAGTGGGTAGCCGAGGGTTTTATATGTGCAAAAGAAGGAGATGACATGGAGGAAGTTGCCGGGAGCTATTTTGATGAACTTGTCAGTGCAGGCCTGATCCAAGCTATGGATATCAACTATAATTATGAGTTTTTGTCTTATTCAGTTCATCACATGGTACTTGATCTCATTACATACAAGTCCATTGAAGAGAATTTCGTCACTGTAGTAGATTATTCTCAAACGGCAATACCTGTTATTGATAAAGTTCGTCGGTTGTCGCTCCACTTTGGTAGTGCAACATATGCAACTACCCCAGCAAGTATCGGACTATCACAAGTTCGATCACTCTTCTTTTCTGGCATGTTTAACTGTGTGCCTTCATTCATGGTGTTTAAGCTTCTTCGAGTTCTAGTTCTTCATTTTTGGGGTGATATTGGAAACACGAGTTTCAGCCTTGAAGGAATTTGTGAACTGTTTTGGCTGAGATATTTGCAGGTCACATGTAATGTCATTATAAAGCTTCCAGATCAGATTGAACCAATGCAACACTTGGAAACACTGGAAATAAATGCAGAAGTATGTGCTGTTCCGCCGGACATTGTTCGACTTACGAACTTGTTGCATCTCCGTCTTGGAAGTGGGACAAATCTACCCGACGGGGTTGGGTGCATGAGATCTCTACGTACACTCATGTATTTTGACCTTGGCAGTAGCTCTGAAGACAATCTATGGGAGCTTGGCGAGCTGACAAACCTGTGGCATCTTCATCTCACCTATTCTTCGTCACTATCTAGTGAACATTTGAAGGAAAAACTGATAGCTCTGGGCACTTCACTTGGGAAACTGGGTAACCTCAAATCTTTCACGTtggcttctggtgctgctggcacgGCTGTTCTTTTTGATGGCTCGGGCAGCATATACTCTACTCCAGTCTTTCTCGAGAGACTTGAGTTGTTACCACCAATTTGCGTCTTTTCCAGATTTCCCAAATGGATTGGACAACTCCACAAACTCCGTGTTTTGAAAATCGCAGTTAGAGAATTGCTGATGAATGATATTGATAGCCTCACAGGATTACATTCCCTTACAGTTCTCTCGTTGTGTGTACAGACAGCTCCTGAGCGAAGGATTGTATTCAATGATGGGGCTTTCCCAGTTCTCAAGTATTTCAAGTTCAGATGCGGTGTACTTTATATGTCTTTCATGTCAGGAGCCATGTGCAATCTTTGGAGGCTCAAGCTACATTTCAACACACATATTGGGGAGAAGTACGACAATATGCTTGCTGGAGTTGAGCACCTTTTAAATCTCCGGGACATTGCTGCACAAATTGGGGTCATCGCCGAATCTGATAAGAAGGTTATTGAGTCGCCATTCAAGGATGCCATTAGCAATCATCCTAGGTGTCCTAATTTTCATGTAAAATGGGTGGATCCGATTGAGGAAGAACATCATCAGAGGCAAGAAAGAGGGCTATCAGGCGAAAAACATGGGGTTCTAGAGAAAGCTGAAGCCAGAAACAAATATGCTGATGACTGGTATGGATCTTTCTTATTGTAGCAGTAATTTTCTGAAATATCGCCCTTTTTTCATTCATTTCTTTTCCTCCAGTCTAACATTATCCTCTGGGCAAAAAAAGAAGTTACCTGAAAGATACAAGTGCTATAACAAATATTTATTGGAAAATTACGTGCGCCGTAAGACATTGTACAATGAAGTTGTTCCAAACCAAGGCTTGCAATATTATAATATCAGTTTTATCTTTATCGTCTGAAGATGTTTTAACCAAAAGTAAATATTATCTTCAGGTTGTCTCAAAATTCTGACCTGCCATCTAGTGTCACTTCATATCGCCTGAAGTCAGGTATTTCTATTTCCTTTGTGCCCCATTTACATACAGATGATTGCTTGTTCTAAAGCAATATTTGAACCGGTAGTTGCAGAATTGAAAGCGTCACAAGAAACCGAAGTTTCAGTATCAGAAGTGCCACAGGCAACCGAAGTTTCAGAATCAAAAGTGTCACTGGCAACCTTAGTTGCAGAATCGAAGGTGTCACAGGGAACCGAAATTGAAGAATCAGAAGCGTCACCAGCAACCAAAGTTGCAGAACCAAAATTGTCACAGGCAACCAAAGTTTCAGAATCAAAAGTGTCACCGGCAACCTTAGTTGTAGAATCAAAGGTGTCACAGGCAACCGAAATTGAAGAATCAAAAGTGTCACCAGCAACCAAAGTTGCAGAATCAGAAGTGCCGCGAGCAACATATGCGCATAGGGTGAGTTCTCCCTTAAACAAGCCAAAAATGGTTCATGATATACCATGAGATCAAAGCTCATGGCTTTAAAACCTGATCTGCAAAAAATGTGCATCAAACATGGTGAGGTTCCATGTAGTTGCTCGAACACTGACGCAGTCAGGTTCTTTGTGATGATATATGCTGCGATGTCAGAACTTCGGTGACACAAAGGAGCCCAGTCGCCACCTTCTCACAGACCAAGTGCACATCCAGTTCAACTAGCTTATGCAAACTTATTATAAATGCACTTCCGTTAACATACATCATGTTTTTTAGGTAATGTCAACATGCATCATGTAATGCATAGTTCTTTTGTCCGAGCATCTATCAGTCGACGTAATTGCTGAAATTTCGAGCATTTATATTTTGAGGATTTCAGTTCTAGTTACTCTAGAACTAATAATCTCCTTAGCATACTTATCAAATCCTCAACATAGTTTGGAACATTCTGAAAGCTTTTATTTGCATTTGTTCTCCTCAAAATGCTAAATCGTGATATCTGATGGATTGTTTATTTCTTTCATTCCTTGTGAACCACACATTATACTACTCCTGAAAAAAAAAGTATATACTAATTATCTCATTTAAACAGCGATCACTCGTTCCTAAATTTGGGGACTGGGAAGACAGCGAGGATGTCCCTTACACACCAGTGGTCGTGGGTGCTCGGAAGAACAAGAAAACAGGCATTTATTCCAATCCGAATGAGCCAGGACATGACACCGAACCTCCTCGCAGGTCACCTTTGAATCCAAATGAGCCTGTGGCACAACGACACACAAATCCTCAGTGGGACCAAGGGGGCAATGGTAGCACATCCAGAAGCCCTTACAGAAGTGTTGCAGGATCTGCTTCACCAATGCACATGGCAGCTGGAATGCACGCTTCAGAAAGGAGGGCTTTGTCAGTAGTGCGTGGAAGGAGCAGAATGAATCAGAGTAACCCAGGCTACAATGTAGGACATTATAATCCTTGGTTTCTTATTGTTCCAGAAATATATCTGCACGCATCACATGTGTCTGGATAATGAGCTGTTGTTTTTGCATTTTTGAACCCAGCGTGACGATGAAGTGGCTGTTCCGCCATTTGGTGAATGGGATGAGGCTAACGTAGCATCAGGCGAAAAATATACGGGTATCTTCAACAGGGTGAGGGATGATAAATTATCACCTGGATCTTCTGCCAGGCAACAACCATCTGATTACCACAGAGAGGAAAAAAAGGCACAACAGGTATGTAAACGCAGCTCCCAAGTAAAAGTGTTCAGCTTCTGCTAGTATTGATTTGCTTATCTGTGCTCAATTTAAGAGTTTTGGCTGCATACCACTTCTGCaaatttgcaataataccatgcatTTTCGTAAGGGAATTAGTAGCCCTTTACTATCATATATTATATCCATGACAAAACGAACTAGAAAATAAACAATTTGGTAATAGAGTTCGGTCACTGACAACCAGCAATTGTTTTGTGCTCCATCTAATACTTCTTAGGCTACTTATTTATTGTACTCGTATCTTCACGGTTTCTCAAGGCGCATTCAGTGGAACTAAAATGGAATTAAAATATCTTAACAATGTGCAAAAGTTCTTACACAATTAATTATATTCAACATGCATATTTGTTATACTAGTAGAGAAACAACAATTTATGCTTTATTTGTATTGGTTACTGGTAGATCTCAATAGTTTGGAGTATGGACATAATGCTGTTAGTGGTATCATTATTGGATCACTACTTCTTTTTTCATAGATGTGAATATTTTATGTCTGTATCTTTCTATTGAAATTATGCTCAGCATAAGTAGCATTATCGGTTTCTGTTTCATTCTCCAAGTGATATGCAAAAGGCATTTTATTCCCCTATTGACATCTTTCTCTTTTCTCCAGACATGCTCTTGCTGTATACTTTGACAAAATGCGGATACAATCACAGAGATTTCTGATAAGCTTCTTGGATCCTGAAGGGAGTGAGCGGAGCAAACACATCACATCACCATGGGCTTAACCCTGCCACTGTGTGCTTCCTTCCACTTTTGCTCATTGCTTCATCTGACTTTCCtatgtatgtcattctatcattttCCTGCTGGTTTTCTTTGAAAACCATTTCAACTCGGCTATGTCGTATTTGCTTACCAAATAAAATCATGTTTTCTTTCATAAGCCAACAGATGTTCATTCAAACGAAGTTAAAGTTCATTTTTTCTAACATGAAATCTCATTAGCAATAAGATGGCAGGTAAATCATGGTGATTGCATTGAAAAAAACCGCTACTTGTTTACAAACTATACCCTTGTTGCAACAGACTGGTAGTTACTACACATACAAGTAGCAAGCTAGTAGTACaactcaaattaatttttattCTTTCATGTATGTGTAAATGATTCCTAATATTAATTATTCGATGGTGATGTGAATATTCATGCTTCTCTCGCAGTCACTTCTCGAAGCAACTGCACCTACGCAAATGATGCACAAGAAATGCGCTATTATTTGTTCTTTAAAGATTGGCTGCTTCTAAGCAAACCTCCTTTATCACTGAGTAACAACCAACATAGGGTGATGCTTTTCGTTAGCTTTTGAATCCACAACAAGGATAAAAAAAACCACCTAATTTTGTCGGTATGTAAGGGTTATAATAGTATTGTTGTAACTAGCTTGAACATGAATTATCATCTTGTTGATTTAGGACCCCAAAAACATAGCTTCCCTATGCCTTCCCCTCTCTCAATCAATCGAGTGTTCGTTGAGTAAGTAAATTGAGATGGGGAAGGATGACAAACACGACTAGCAAGCTACGCTAGTAGCTCAACCAATATCGATTCTTATTTCTTCAGATTCTCTCTCTTTATATTTGGGaatatctcctcccactgaatgaacATTCCAGAAAAaattgaaataaattcagaaaaatgcaaGCACCACTGCCAAGTCTATGACTTGAACATTGGCGGGCTGGTTTCACCACAAAGAACCTAACCATCTGAGTGCACACATTTTAACCGTTGAATGCTTGGTTATTATGCATGACCGGAATTTCAGGAAATGCAATTTTTTGCACCCCGTTGCTTCGCCTTATTTTCTTGCACCCTGTTGCTACCCATGACCGGGACTGTTTTAGGACATCATGATAGTGCTATTTTTTTCCATGTAGAACATGCTATTATCTCGCAGAAAATAATGTTTAATAAGCCAACGATAAATAGCTATGTATACTACGACATTTCAAGTTCGATTCTATTACGGTCAACACCAAGCTATATACTTATTTAAAGAATTGGCCAAATACAATGGCGTGGGTGGTTTTTTGTACGTGGATAAAAATTATAGTATGAATAGCATCGCTTGTATGCGACAAAGCTTCACATAATTCTGAATTAACCTCGAAGAACAGTACGATTAATGTGCAAGTAAAAGGAAGGAGGAGGCCTCCAGATTTATAGGCATCGGCCTAAAGTGCGGTTGGATGGCGTACGTATCAATGTGATCTGACGTCGCAAATGAAAATGAATTAGTATATGCCATCATTGGACCAAGTATGTGCCATTAAATGACAATGATATACTCTCAGTCCGTTGGGAAATACACGATGTACTTCCTCTGTTCAAAAAAGCTTGTCCCCCAAATGGATATATCTAAcactaacttgatgctagatacatccTTTTGAGGGATAAGTTTTTTGAGACGGAGGAAGTATTAGGTTTCACTTGGATACTCTTCGCCCAATAGCTACATCATTAGTAGTATGTCATCTTCTTATTACAAAATAACATAAATATAAATCTGATGATACAATTTTATAGTATCACATAAAAAAAATATAATTCTAGTGAAATTACAGATGGAAGACTTGCTAATAAAACCTAAGCGGTTGCATGATTCGTTATCATGCATGCACGGAATGTCAGGAGGGCATATCTCttactccctccgtcacggtttagtTTAGAAGGCGCACTTGGAAATTCTCTAGGACCTAGGTGGTTATCTATGGACTGTGAGatgggctaaaaaatagcattcacactacgcatgcatatagGAAAGTATATCGGAGTACTActtagctactagaaataaatgcaatgcgtcctaaaccttgtctattgtggaaatgcacgcaaatttaactgtgccttctaaactGTGACGAAGGGAGTACTGTTTTTCTAGTAGAAGGGTGATGATCTCGCGGAGAATAAATGAGACAAAGCAACTTCATACGTTTCTAAATCAACGAGCCAAGCATAAGTTTCTAAGACAGAATAAACGAGAAGAGAGAGCAACCATGCATTGTCCTATACTCTCATATGGCTGTGTCGATATTTGATAGACATGCCGGAGGTTCTTGCCCTCTTTCCGGAAGAAAAAAAAACATGTATACTCTCCAATCTTGAGGGAGAACAACCTAAGACGTCACTTGTGGAGTAAAAATTATATGAGGACTGCTGACCACAATATAGCACACAGAAAATATGAACAATCTTTGAGAAAAGTGAACAACAACTGAAAAAacattttaaaattttgaatttataTAAAATAGAAACAATAAACAATAAAGCAAAAGGTCAAATaaaacaaaaaggaaatagagaaaAAATAGGTGATATGATAAAAAGAAAACAAACACGGTTCAAGAACCTCCTAAAAGCTTCCCAAAACCGAAAAAAAGCTGAGGTTCCCAAAACCTACGGGAGCGATGTCGTCGCCTAGTTTGGCCAAGGACTAAGTGTTGGGAAGCTGaggttcttctcttttctctttaatTCATTTTTCTCCTGTTTGAACTTTAATATTCTTTTTGAAACCTGTTTaaaaatttgaaatattttttgGACAACCAAAATTAAAtttcaaaatatttttttaaaattatgATTTTATATTATTTTCCTTCAAATATTTAGTAAATGATTTTTAAAGCATTTAGTATTTTCAACTTTATCCCTTCATATTTATTAGTTATATTAAAAACTTAAAATAATAATTTGTAGTATCTAtttaaattatgattttaaataCTCTTTTCCTCAAACCTGACATGAATgtctaccatgggcatgcccacctgctAGCAAAACTTGGGGTCATTTCAAGAGTGTCCAAAAAAAACACCATGTTCAATGTAGGGTGTCTGGGTAGGCCCATAGGCCCCGTTAGAGAGTACGTTATTTCTCAACATATGTAACATGACCTCAGTTTTTTTTCATTGGCTTGTATAACCAATTCAATGCACAATGCCAAGTAATTTTGGATTTCTAATTATTTTGCATTTTTAAGAGTTTTCTCAGTAAAATAAAGACCGAGAAATGGCCGGATGTGCGGCAACTTGCATGCATTGTCGGAAATCGTTCAAACCTAACATGGATACCTACCATGGGCATGCTCAACCGCCTGCAAAAGTTGGGATCATTTCAAGGATGTCCAAAACTAGACCATGTACGACAGAGGGTGTCTAGTAAGCCAGAAGACTCTGTCTGAGAGCCTGTTGTTTCTTACCATCCTTGAAATGGCCCCTATTTTTTCATGgacttgtatgaccaattcaaggcgccATGCCAGGTTGTTTTGAATTTTGACAAATTCTGCATTTTCTGGAGTTTACTCGGTCAAAAAAGACCGATAAATGGTCGGatgtgtcgcaacttgcatacggtgtcggaAATCGATCAAACCTAGCATGAACGCCTACCATGGGCATGTCCACCTTTCCGCAAAAGTTGGGATCATTTCAAGAATGTCCAATACTAGACCATGTTCAGCGGAGGGTGTTCGAGTAGGCTAGAATGCTCTATCTGAGAGTGTGTTGTTTCTCAACATCTTTGAAATGGCCCCAATTTTTTTATGGCCTTGTATGGCTAATTTAAGGCAtcatgccaagttgttttggttTTCGATAAATTCTGCATTTCTGGAGTTTTTTTGGGTCAAAAAGGCCGATAGATGGTCGGACATGCCGCAACTTGTTTACGGTGTTCAAAGTCGTTCAAACCAGGCATGGATACCTACCATGGGCATGCCAACGTTCTTGCAAAAGTTGAGCTCATTCCAAGAATGTCCAAAAACATACCATGTGTTCAATTTGAAAGCACGTTGTTTTTTTGACATTCGTTAATAGCCCCAAATATTTTCCATAAGCTTCTGAGACCAAATCAAGACAGCATGCCAACTTGTTTTGGTCTTTGAAATTTTTTACGTTCTCTCGA contains:
- the LOC119278861 gene encoding disease resistance protein RGA5-like isoform X1 — encoded protein: MEPSPFSASLGAMGSLRRKLDELLATRHWALRGAVTDEIEQLAADLRTLRDLLAKLSNAQDPPVAARYWMKDVRELSYDMADCADQFVRADDRAKIHRAARRKIIARLKISRLPQRWRWRWKWRPWIADKVSEFSSRAQEATRRYWRYKLDDCASDPGNSGVGSLEIPAVSPDLGELVGIQGPTDELHRRLTSGGEQLKVVPIVGEGGIGKTTLAQKLWSKLRGQFECRAFVRTAQKPDMRGIIRSILSQVRRHQPPDPGEMYHLIRDLREYLRNKRYFIIIDDLWAISVWDILSRAFPEGNCCSRIVTTTETMEVALACCGFCPQHVFKMESLGEDDSEKLLLQRIPLVSGNQQLDNVLPQIKRNCGGLPLAIIIAASLLTIQPEKLEQLGCMQNSVGANHNMEDFMRQILNISFDSLPHYLKTCLLYLSTYPEGCLFLKGDLVKQWVAEGFICAKEGDDMEEVAGSYFDELVSAGLIQAMDINYNYEFLSYSVHHMVLDLITYKSIEENFVTVVDYSQTAIPVIDKVRRLSLHFGSATYATTPASIGLSQVRSLFFSGMFNCVPSFMVFKLLRVLVLHFWGDIGNTSFSLEGICELFWLRYLQVTCNVIIKLPDQIEPMQHLETLEINAEVCAVPPDIVRLTNLLHLRLGSGTNLPDGVGCMRSLRTLMYFDLGSSSEDNLWELGELTNLWHLHLTYSSSLSSEHLKEKLIALGTSLGKLGNLKSFTLASGAAGTAVLFDGSGSIYSTPVFLERLELLPPICVFSRFPKWIGQLHKLRVLKIAVRELLMNDIDSLTGLHSLTVLSLCVQTAPERRIVFNDGAFPVLKYFKFRCGVLYMSFMSGAMCNLWRLKLHFNTHIGEKYDNMLAGVEHLLNLRDIAAQIGVIAESDKKVIESPFKDAISNHPRCPNFHVKWVDPIEEEHHQRQERGLSGEKHGVLEKAEARNKYADDWLSQNSDLPSSVTSYRLKSVAELKASQETEVSVSEVPQATEVSESKVSLATLVAESKVSQGTEIEESEASPATKVAEPKLSQATKVSESKVSPATLVVESKVSQATEIEESKVSPATKVAESEVPRATYAHRRSLVPKFGDWEDSEDVPYTPVVVGARKNKKTGIYSNPNEPGHDTEPPRRSPLNPNEPVAQRHTNPQWDQGGNGSTSRSPYRSVAGSASPMHMAAGMHASERRALSVVRGRSRMNQSNPGYNRDDEVAVPPFGEWDEANVASGEKYTGIFNRVRDDKLSPGSSARQQPSDYHREEKKAQQTCSCCIL
- the LOC119278861 gene encoding disease resistance protein RGA5-like isoform X2: MEPSPFSASLGAMGSLRRKLDELLATRHWALRGAVTDEIEQLAADLRTLRDLLAKLSNAQDPPVAARYWMKDVRELSYDMADCADQFVRADDRAKIHRAARRKIIARLKISRLPQRWRWRWKWRPWIADKVSEFSSRAQEATRRYWRYKLDDCASDPGNSGVGSLEIPAVSPDLGELVGIQGPTDELHRRLTSGGEQLKVVPIVGEGGIGKTTLAQKLWSKLRGQFECRAFVRTAQKPDMRGIIRSILSQVRRHQPPDPGEMYHLIRDLREYLRNKRYFIIIDDLWAISVWDILSRAFPEGNCCSRIVTTTETMEVALACCGFCPQHVFKMESLGEDDSEKLLLQRIPLVSGNQQLDNVLPQIKRNCGGLPLAIIIAASLLTIQPEKLEQLGCMQNSVGANHNMEDFMRQILNISFDSLPHYLKTCLLYLSTYPEGCLFLKGDLVKQWVAEGFICAKEGDDMEEVAGSYFDELVSAGLIQAMDINYNYEFLSYSVHHMVLDLITYKSIEENFVTVVDYSQTAIPVIDKVRRLSLHFGSATYATTPASIGLSQVRSLFFSGMFNCVPSFMVFKLLRVLVLHFWGDIGNTSFSLEGICELFWLRYLQVTCNVIIKLPDQIEPMQHLETLEINAEVCAVPPDIVRLTNLLHLRLGSGTNLPDGVGCMRSLRTLMYFDLGSSSEDNLWELGELTNLWHLHLTYSSSLSSEHLKEKLIALGTSLGKLGNLKSFTLASGAAGTAVLFDGSGSIYSTPVFLERLELLPPICVFSRFPKWIGQLHKLRVLKIAVRELLMNDIDSLTGLHSLTVLSLCVQTAPERRIVFNDGAFPVLKYFKFRCGVLYMSFMSGAMCNLWRLKLHFNTHIGEKYDNMLAGVEHLLNLRDIAAQIGVIAESDKKVIESPFKDAISNHPRCPNFHVKWVDPIEEEHHQRQERGLSGEKHGVLEKAEARNKYADDWLSQNSDLPSSVTSYRLKSELKASQETEVSVSEVPQATEVSESKVSLATLVAESKVSQGTEIEESEASPATKVAEPKLSQATKVSESKVSPATLVVESKVSQATEIEESKVSPATKVAESEVPRATYAHRRSLVPKFGDWEDSEDVPYTPVVVGARKNKKTGIYSNPNEPGHDTEPPRRSPLNPNEPVAQRHTNPQWDQGGNGSTSRSPYRSVAGSASPMHMAAGMHASERRALSVVRGRSRMNQSNPGYNRDDEVAVPPFGEWDEANVASGEKYTGIFNRVRDDKLSPGSSARQQPSDYHREEKKAQQTCSCCIL